In Bradyrhizobium manausense, the sequence GCTCCGCACGCTGGAGACGGAGAGCGGCGGCATCAACGCACTCGCGGCCGCCTTGCGCGGCCCGCTCGGCGAAGCGTTCGCCAAGGCGGTCGACCTGATCCGCAACGCCAAGGGCCGCGTCATCGTCACCGGGCTCGGCAAGTCCGGCCACATGGCCCGCAAGATCGCCGCAACCCTGGCCTCGACAGGCACGCCGGCCTTCTTCGTTCACACCGCTGAAGCCGCCCATGGCGACCTCGGGATGATCACCACCGACGACGTCATCATGGCGCTATCCTGGTCCGGCGAGCAGCCGGAGATGAAGACGCTCGTCAACTACTCGGCGCGCTTTGCGATCCCGATGATCGCGGTGACGTCGAACGCGGCGTCCTCGCTCGGCCAGGCGGCCGACATCGTGATCGAGTTGCCGAGGGCGCGCGAGGCCTGCCCGCACAATCTGGCGCCGACCACGTCGACGATGATGCAGGTGGCAATCGGCGACGCCATCGCGATCGCGCTGCTCGAAGGCCGCGGCTTCACCGCGCTGGAATTCGCCCATTTCCATCCCGGCGGCAAGCTGGGTGCGATGCTGAAATTCGTCCGCGACTACATGCGCACCGGCGCGGAGATCCCGGTGAAGCCTGAAGGCACCAAGATGTCGGATGCGGTGATGGAGATGTCGGCCAAAGGGCTCGGCTGCGTCTGCATCGTCAACGCCGCGAACGAGGCTGTCGGCATCATCACCGACGGCGATCTGCGCCGCCACATGCGGCCGGACCTGCTGACGGTGTCCGTCGACGACATCATGACGAAGCAGCCGAAGACGGTGCCGCCCTCGATGCTCGCGAGCGAGATGATCGAGGTGCTGAACACCCGCAAGATCACCACGCTGGTCGTGACCGAGGCGGACAAGGTGGTCGGCATCGTGCATCTGCACGATCTGTTGCGGGCGGGCGTGGCTTAAACCCAGCTCTCTCCGCTCGTCATTGCGAGCGCTGCGAAGCAATCCAGACTGTTTCCACGGAGGCAGCCTGGATTGCTTCGTCGCTTCGCGCCTCGCAATGACGGCTGGCTAGATCTGCGGAAACCGGGCAGCCGTCTCCTCCAGCGGCAGCTTCAGTCCGTTCGCCAGATACGACACCGTGCGATAGAAGCCGCAGAGCAGCATGATCTCCAGAATCTGCGCCTCGTCGTAATGCGCCGACAGCGCTGCGAACTCGGCGTCCGTGAACGTCGCGCAGTGATGCAGCGCGTCGATTGCAGCGATCAGGGCCTGCTCGGCCGGCGACCAGCAGGATGAACTCGCATCACCCGCCACAGTCGCGCGGACCTCATCCTCGGTGAGCTTTGCCGGTGCGGCGAAGACCGCGACATGGACACCCCACTCATATTCGCAACGGTTGAGCGCGCAGGTGCGATCGATCACGATCTCGCGCTGGCGCAACGACAGCGGCCCGGGATCGAGCAGACCGCCGGCACGAAACTTGTCCCAGGCGCGGCCGTGGCCGGCCATCACCCGGAACAGCACCAGCGGCGGCGCGCCGCGCATGATGCGGTCGAACTGCGCCTGGATCTCCGGGGGATAAGGCTGATCGAGCGGGGCGATACGCGGCGTGGGGGATGACATGGGCGCCTTCTTTGCTACAATTATCGTAGCAATACGCTACATTATCTGTAGCAAGAAGCAAGGGGGGCGTGATGGCAAGACAGGCAGCATCAGGGGAACGTCGCGTGCGCGGCTCGCGCACCGGTCGGCCAATCATGGCGCTGCTCGACCTGCTCGGCCGGCGCTGGAGCCTGCGGATATTATGGGAGCTGCGCGAGGATCCGCTCACCTCGCGCGCGCTGCGCACGGCCTGTGACGAGGCTTCGCCAACGGTGCTGCAGGCGCGGCTGACGGAGCTGCGCGAGGCGGGGTTCGTCGAGTTGGGTGACAGCGGGGGTTATGGATTAACGGCGCTGGGGCGGGAATTGTGCGAGACGTTCATGCCGCTGCACCGGTTTGCGGAGAGATGGAAGAGGTGAAAGCAAGAGCCAGCCGCACACGCTGAGCTTCCTTCTCCCCTTGTGGGAGAAGGTGGCGCGAAGCGCCGGATGAGGGGTATGCCTCACCAACACAGCATCGCGTGAGGAGAGATACCCCTCGCCCGTCTCGCCGCTACGCGGCGAGCCACCCTCTCCCACAAGGGGAGAGGGTAAGAAAGCTCACGCCGCGGCCACCGTCAGATTGGCGCCATCCACCTGCACCACTTTCACCTTCGTTCCCGCCGGCGTATCCGGGCCTGCCACGCGCCATACCGTGTCGCCGATGCGGACGGTACCATTGCCGTCGATGATCGGCTTCTCCAGCGTGAACTCTCGACCCAACAGCGCCTCGGTGCGCTTGTTGAGGAAGGGGCTGGCGCTGGCATCCGGCTTCGGCCGGGCGAGCCGGCGCCACACCGGCACCGCAGCAGCCGCGAACAGCGCGAACATCACGAGCTGGATCTGCCACGATACAGCAACGCCGAACGAGATCAGGCCGACCAGCAGTGCTGCGAGCCCGAGCCAGAACAGGAACACGCCCGGCGCAAGTACCTCCAGCGCCATCAGGATGAAGCCGAAGATCAGCCAGTTCCAGGTGCCGAGCGATATGAACATGTCGGTCATGACACGACCTCTCTATGTGAGCGCGTGACCCCTAGCAGAAGGTCACGCGCCGTTCCTTACCCCTGCCGCGGCGGGACCGTGGGCGGTGTGCCGCCCGTCGGAGGCACTGAGCCGGGACGCCGAGCGGCTGCAGCCGCAGAGGCCGCGCTTTCGCCAAATGTCGCCTTCGCGATCTCGCCAATGCCGGCGAGCGAGCCCAGCAGGCTCATCGCCTCCATCGGCAGCATGATGATCTTCTGGTTCGGCGCGTCCGCGAACTGGCCGAATGCCTTGATATACTTGTCGGCAATAAAATAGTTCAGCGCGGCGACGTCGCCCTTCGCGATCGCTTCCGACACCGCCGTCGTCGCCTTGGCCTCGGCTTCGGCCAGACGCTCGCGCGCCTCGGCGTCGCGGAAGGCGGCTTCGCGACGGCCTTCGGCCTGGAGGATCTGGCCCTGCTTGGCGCCCTCGGCGCGCAGGATCTCGGACTGGCGCTGGCCTTCGGCGGAGAGAATGTCGGCGCGCTTGACGCGCTCAGCCTTCATCTGCCGGCCCATGGCCTCGACGAGGTCGGCGGGCGGCACGATGTCCTTGATCTCGATACGGTTGACCTTGACGCCCCAGGGCGAGACCGCGGCATCGACGACGCGCAGCAGGCGCTCGTTGATCTCGTCGCGATGCGACAGCACCTGGTCGAGATCCATCGAGCCCATCACCGAGCGGATGTTGGTCATGGTCAGCACCGTGATCGCCTGGGTCAGATTGGCGACCTCGTAGCTCGCCTTCGCCGCATCGAACACCTGGAAGAAGGCGACGCCGTCCACCGTCACGGTGGCGTTGTCCTTGGTGATGACCTCCTGCTCGGGAATGTCGATCACCTGCTCCATCATGTTGATCTTGCGCCCGACGCGATCGAAATAGGGCACGATCAGGTTGAGCCCGGGGCTCAGCGTCTGGGTGTATTTTCCGAACCGCTCGATGGTCCAGTCGTAGCCCTGCGGCACCGTCTTCACGCCGGCAATCAGCGTGACGATGACGAGCAACACCAGAACAATCGCGAAAATATCGAAACCGCTCATATTTCCTCCAAGGCGGGAAGCCCCTTCCCGCGCTGCCATTGGTCGGGACCAGGACCCCACCGGTTCAGCGGTCGCCCTTTCACGTCGGCATCCGCCCCATTCTGCACAAGACGGCCGGCGAGGGAACGGTCACGTTTATGTATTTGCGAAGGGCTCTTGAAAGCCTGACGGCAAACACCTAGCGACAATCGTTAAGAAATTGCGACGCTACTCGATGACGTCGTTCGCGGTTGCGAGCAGGCTTGGGGGAAGCGTGACGCCGATCGCCTTGGCCGTCTTCAGATTGACGGCGAGCTCGAATTTGGTCGGATTCTGGACCGGAAGATCCGCAGGCAGCGCACCCTTCAGAATGCGATCGATGTAGCCGGCGGCGCGGCGCAGCTGCTCGGCGCTGTCGGTGCTGTAGGACATCAGCCCACCCTCGTCGACGAACATGCGGCTCCAGAACATCGCCGGCGCCTGCGCCTGCACAATGGCCGCGAGCAGCGGCGCACGATTGGCCATGGTGAAGAAGTCGGGCAGCACCAGGAAGCCGCCATCCGTGCGGGAGGCCAGCGCGGCAAGCGAAGCCGCATCGTGGACCGGCGCGGGCTCGACTGTCACATGAAGCGTGCGTCCTGCCTCCTCGATGGTGCGCAACATGAGGTCGGCGAAGGGCGCGGTCGCCGGATTGTAGACGACGAGGACGCGAGAGACCCTTGGGTGAATCTGCGTCAGCAGGTCCAGCCACTTGCCGGCCAGGGGGCCATCATAATCGGTGAACCCGGTGAGGTTGCCGCCGGGATGGGCGAGGTTCTTGGCAAAGCCCTGGCTGACAGGGTCGGTGATCACGGCAAAGACGATCGGCGTCGACGTCGTGCGCTTCTGCAGCTCCTCGACCGAAGGCGTACCGATCGCGAACAGGACATCGGGCTTGAGCCCGACCAGCTCCTCTGCGAACTGCGCGATGCGCTGCCTGTCGCCGGCACCACTGCGCCAGTCGATCTGAAGATTGGCCTGTTCCTTCCAGCCAAGGGCTGAGAGCGCCTCGGCAAGGGGGGCCTGCCCGA encodes:
- a CDS encoding SPFH domain-containing protein, giving the protein MSGFDIFAIVLVLLVIVTLIAGVKTVPQGYDWTIERFGKYTQTLSPGLNLIVPYFDRVGRKINMMEQVIDIPEQEVITKDNATVTVDGVAFFQVFDAAKASYEVANLTQAITVLTMTNIRSVMGSMDLDQVLSHRDEINERLLRVVDAAVSPWGVKVNRIEIKDIVPPADLVEAMGRQMKAERVKRADILSAEGQRQSEILRAEGAKQGQILQAEGRREAAFRDAEARERLAEAEAKATTAVSEAIAKGDVAALNYFIADKYIKAFGQFADAPNQKIIMLPMEAMSLLGSLAGIGEIAKATFGESAASAAAAARRPGSVPPTGGTPPTVPPRQG
- a CDS encoding carboxymuconolactone decarboxylase family protein — protein: MSSPTPRIAPLDQPYPPEIQAQFDRIMRGAPPLVLFRVMAGHGRAWDKFRAGGLLDPGPLSLRQREIVIDRTCALNRCEYEWGVHVAVFAAPAKLTEDEVRATVAGDASSSCWSPAEQALIAAIDALHHCATFTDAEFAALSAHYDEAQILEIMLLCGFYRTVSYLANGLKLPLEETAARFPQI
- a CDS encoding KpsF/GutQ family sugar-phosphate isomerase, with translation MPSSKPLMTQSSGPTPDSVESALRTLETESGGINALAAALRGPLGEAFAKAVDLIRNAKGRVIVTGLGKSGHMARKIAATLASTGTPAFFVHTAEAAHGDLGMITTDDVIMALSWSGEQPEMKTLVNYSARFAIPMIAVTSNAASSLGQAADIVIELPRAREACPHNLAPTTSTMMQVAIGDAIAIALLEGRGFTALEFAHFHPGGKLGAMLKFVRDYMRTGAEIPVKPEGTKMSDAVMEMSAKGLGCVCIVNAANEAVGIITDGDLRRHMRPDLLTVSVDDIMTKQPKTVPPSMLASEMIEVLNTRKITTLVVTEADKVVGIVHLHDLLRAGVA
- a CDS encoding winged helix-turn-helix transcriptional regulator; the encoded protein is MARQAASGERRVRGSRTGRPIMALLDLLGRRWSLRILWELREDPLTSRALRTACDEASPTVLQARLTELREAGFVELGDSGGYGLTALGRELCETFMPLHRFAERWKR
- a CDS encoding NfeD family protein, yielding MTDMFISLGTWNWLIFGFILMALEVLAPGVFLFWLGLAALLVGLISFGVAVSWQIQLVMFALFAAAAVPVWRRLARPKPDASASPFLNKRTEALLGREFTLEKPIIDGNGTVRIGDTVWRVAGPDTPAGTKVKVVQVDGANLTVAAA
- a CDS encoding ABC transporter substrate-binding protein, giving the protein MNRRECLALLGTITAFAPSALAQQPTTMRRVGVLTVTDDDVIGQAPLAEALSALGWKEQANLQIDWRSGAGDRQRIAQFAEELVGLKPDVLFAIGTPSVEELQKRTTSTPIVFAVITDPVSQGFAKNLAHPGGNLTGFTDYDGPLAGKWLDLLTQIHPRVSRVLVVYNPATAPFADLMLRTIEEAGRTLHVTVEPAPVHDAASLAALASRTDGGFLVLPDFFTMANRAPLLAAIVQAQAPAMFWSRMFVDEGGLMSYSTDSAEQLRRAAGYIDRILKGALPADLPVQNPTKFELAVNLKTAKAIGVTLPPSLLATANDVIE